The Xyrauchen texanus isolate HMW12.3.18 chromosome 13, RBS_HiC_50CHRs, whole genome shotgun sequence genome contains the following window.
TTGGCAACTCTCTGTAAAATACATCAGCAGCTACTTTTAGACCCCTTTCACCCTGTTcggtgggattaaatgggttaatGACAGTCtagattacctgcagggttccagCATCTTCTGCTGTTCTACAGTGGCTAGTGCACTGTCAAATGCACTATTATGCAGAGACACTGTGACAGAACCTTGGAGACTGTGCACAGCAGGTTTTCAGTTAGCAGGAAATGTCTGCCACGGAGGACTTTCCAGACAGTTTGCGAAGTTCAAAAGCATCCTGCGTTATTCCCGTCTCATGTGCCAGTTTAAAACTCTTCCTTTAGTGCATCGGTTGATTTACTGGTGAGTTGATCCTGAAATTCCTTCACAAACTCAATGGGAAATTCATGCACAAACTCAACGGGAGAGTTAATTCATGATAACATATAAATTAACAGCATAACAGAATGGCTTGCACCCATTTGGGGTGATTCAATCAGAAGTGGACAAGCGAGGCACATCATTGTTACAACTGGTCATATCacgcttctttttttaaacacttgtgtttggattttgtgGGAGAGACTCTGGTTTAATGACACAATAATCATTAGGCCTATGTCAGTGTTTTATTTCATGAAGAAAAATAAAGCGCTTAAAATGCGCATTTCTCTTAATTATActtgcattaatacattttatttatttatttatttttatccctttttctcccaatttggaatgcccaattcccactacttagtaggtcctcatggtggtgcagttactcatcTCCATAGGGAGGctgagaacaagtctcagttgcctccacttctgagaactTCAATCCGttcatcttatcacttggctcttTGTGCATGGCATGAagagactccacatgtggagcTTCATGCTACTCACCACGATCCATGCGCACCATTGAGAGTGAGAcccactaattgtgaccatgaggaggttacaccatgtgaatctaacctccctagcaaccgggccaatttggttgcttaagagacctggctggagtcactcagcacaccctggattcgaactcatgactccaggggtggtagtcaggatcaatactccctgagctacccagTTCCCCTATACTTGCATTTATAACATGAAGCACAAACATGATTTTACAGAGCTTCAAATGTGTGTGCTTAGAAATGAGATGAGTGGATTTTTCTCATTTATCTAGCAAACTTTATGATCATTCCTGGACATGTTGGCTAGTATTAAAACTCTGGTGTGCATTTGAAGGCAGGTGTTCAAATGGCTGCTGCAATCTAAATGTTTCCCTGCTTtgctacattgataaaatgctAGGCACAGGTTtcagcataatgtctcccaccaTTTGCTTTCTCAACAGTCAATGCATGATTTATTAAAAGGGTCATATAAGGACGTGCATTAACACGATAAAACAAATTGTGgcgttaaaggaatattgcatCTTGGCTGACAAAAGATCATCTTGAAAGTTCATTGAAACAGCTAAGTTCTTAGTAGCTCTGAGAAAAATACTGATTTATCGTGTAGATAttactaaaaatgttttatcGATTCTAATCCAATCTGGCTGTCATTTCAATGACGTGACGCTCTTTTTTTACTTGTGATCAACATGTTTATCGTTTACTTGTGATCAACATGTTTATCGTTTACTTCTGatcaacatgttttcaatttctaaaTTCAAAGGTCCAAAATTGACATTGAAGTTAAAAACATGGTGTACCCACatggagacagtaaaaaaaatcccattaaattctgaaattcatgaaaaaaattaatgTTGGCAAAAGTAGTTTggcataatcttttattattataattctattattaaaatattattattgttgttattaaaatgtaattttcattacATTAACAATATGTTAATATTaacatattatattaataataataataataataataatatatatatatatatatatatatatatatatatatatatatatatatatatatatatatacaaactttctatatatgaaatatattaatatatatcaaACTTTGTCATACTTTTCAGAGTATATATATACCCTGAAAAGTATGAAAAAGTTTGATTATGTTGTGTACGCTCTTTTGTACAGACCCGATTCATGCtagcaccatatttgatttttaatgggaatgacaccGAGGCTGTTAGGGATAGACATACAGTCTTTTCATTGGCATGGATGGTATACAGCTGTATAAAGTGCCTAGATCACATCTTTATTTCTTTGTATAggctactgaatgttcttggacagatattttatcaatgttttgtccccGGAACAATCCAAAAGAACTTTAAACGGCAGTACAGCCCATCGAAGAAACTGTAAGTTTATCCCTCACaacctcgttgtcattcccattaaaaatcaaagaaggaattagcgtgaataaggtctatttaactttatggttacaccacttggcacatagatatatataaactttgcacatgttttaaactagattttaaaaatatttctcatttttatcgcatcggacaaccttatttgtcaatgacccatgtGCTTATTTGTGTGATGAACCCTCACAGATTCTATTAGCACAGCAGTACAGAATTCACCACTCAGACAGCATCCTaccctcttcttttgttttcctaCTGTCAAGTAGATAAGAGTCAAATtagatttgtaatttttactgcatatatatatatatatatatatatatatatatatatatatattttttttttttttcttttctttttttttttgcattgtttgaaccTGAATAAAAACCTAATGAATGAAAACTAAGGATTGACAAGTAATTTCCTAACAGGATACTTATGTATCATTCTATAAATGCCTGAAAGTGGCTGATTATTGTGCCTTGCTTGGTGGTGGTTTGGGTTGAATTTGTTGTCCAGGAGAACCTGCTGAATGTAGAAAAGTTGTGCCTGGCTTCACTTTTCTGTTACACAGGCACAGCATTCTTGCTTGTCACACCAGAGGAGTTTCCAGCAAAGCTTGAGAATGCTGAACTTTTTGAGAGAATTGAAAAGTTTGTGCAGGTCCACAGAAGTGGGGAGTGGGAGATTTTATCATCGGTGCAGAACAGGTGCATGATTCATCAAAAATCAGTGTTATGCATCTGAAGATTCACTCTGtgaataagattaataaatgtggcATACATATTTTCTaaatactactaataattatGAATACACTTTCTGGGAGAGCTTGGTTCTGGTCTCCAGAATTGGAAGAAGTGTCTAATGTCTTTTTGAAACTCATACAAagggactaaaaacagttcaaggaacgTAAACCGAAAACAAACAATACGTTTTGCAGAACGTAACCGGGAACTAAATCCCTTTtaattgttctggagtgaaaacaatatttttaaattctGGTAACCAGTTAATAACCGGTTAATTATGTtctgttaatttttttatgaaaccaaatgatttatcacagtaaattttggcaattacaccacttcctgttgcctGGAAAAATTAGGCTTTTCCTTTTTTAGTAGAATATAAGCATGCGCTTTGATTCTGACGGATTCGTTTAGAAAcgtatgttaaaaaaataaaaatcattcgcCCCGTGAAAGGAGACATttagtgtgtgcatgcatgcaggagagactattaattgattttaggtGACCAAaggaatatttgaaatatttttggtatATATTTAATGTTGAGTAAACATTTAtggaaaatatgttattttatataggctTTTGTATACTTGTTTTGATTTCTGTCCTGAAAATTCCTCTTCATGGGAAAAAATTGTATCACTgctttttgcttattttgggtAAGGCAAGTCCCTTATTATGAGTTTGTTTTTCCATAAACAGTTGCCTTATTTCTCTAGTGAGATCTGGAAACACTGCAACTGGCATATCACCAACCCACcattagcacagagtactgtcattttaaagtacattattaaccattcttttatttcgtTTTAACTGGTTAACGAATGGAAATTAAGCTGCAGAATGCCAGAACCGTAACAAAAGTATTGTTTTTAGCCCCTGCTCACTCTATAAAGTTGGACAAAAGCAATTGTTGaatgaaatggaaaaataaataagtgtaattttcattttaaatatatagattTCTTGGCAGCAACCTCAGAGTCTTACCTTTACATAGTACCGCTATTGATGGAATGCTGGTCATCGCTAAAGTAAGTTTTGATGTTGCACGTTTAATTAAGGTGCTTCATTGATCGGTTTACATTTacgaatttggcagatgctttaatccaaagtgacttacagtgcacttattacagggacaatccccccggagcaacccattaagtgccttactcaaggacacaatgatggtggctgtggggattgaaccagcaaccttctgcttaccagttatgtgctttagcccactacgccaccctCACTCCATTCAAGTAATGTTTTAATTTGAAATCAAATGCTGTCTAGAGGTGAATTATggaagatcattttaattttatattacagTAAGGATTGTGCTTGCTTTAGCAGCTATACTTCATAACAATTGCGATCAAGTTTATTAAATGGCACCTGAAAAAGTTTGAATggtgttttaattttttgttttgtttttcaggccACAAGTAAATCCTATGTTGAGGATATGAGAGATTGGATGTCTTTGACTCGTGCAACATTTTAGTTTGGGAGATGCTTCAAGAGATGTGGCTCTAATGAGATTGTCCTGTTAAAAggttacttcacccaaaaattgcaattctgtcatcattcactcgcaCTCATCTTGTTCTAATCCAACCCCATATAACTGTCTTTCTTCACTGAAACACATGTTGGGCTGAATGTCAGCTTCAGTCCCTATTCACTTTCgttgtatggaaaaatatgcaatgaaagtgaatggtgtctgaagcTAACAATCTTGCCTAATGTTACTGCTTAtgtattccacaaaagaaagtcatatgggtttggaacaacatcagggtccgtaaataatgacaaaattctCATTGTAAGTGTTTTATTTGCTGGTCAAGTTTTATTGCTTGTAATACTTGTTTTAACAGCAGGTGTCAGTGTAATCTCAAAGTAGGTTGTGTTTGCTCAGCAGCTCAATACTGTCAATTACCAGTCATATTTGTTCATAGCCTTTTAAAACATTGTCTTCCAGTTCATAAAACTACAAGAAATAAGTGTAAGCACTGTCAGAAGAACAAATTTAGCCTTTTATTTGTGTTGAATATTTGTATTGATATTATATCTTTAATGTAACAATTGCAAACTACAGCATAGGGCATAAACTAGAgcataaataagtaaatacagtatTCAATTCCAACAGCAGTAATTGTGCCTCCTTGTTTATTTTGGACTTTGCTCTATGATCCCCTCTATATGGACCACAAGACTCTCCATTAAGTCATATGTCACCAGGGCACACTGCAAGACCTGCAAGtgatattgtaatattgtattatatattttatatgtatataatatttttatttttttctgaattcagATGATTAGCATCAATAATCTAACCTTATCCTGAGCCTCACGTGGCATGCTGCCAAGCGTCTCTGTTTTCACAATCATGTTCTGGACTGATCTCTTCCCAGAGGCCTCCTTAAATTCTGTGTGGAACAAAGATGTTACTACtacaagcttctttttttttcttttttttttttaagaaagacatGAATGTTAAAAAAGAAAGGATTCAGCAGTTTGGGTTAGATATTAGAAGTATTTGTTACCTTTCGCCTTAATTTTTTTGTCCTCTCTCAGTTTTTGTAACTCTGTCCCATAGTATGATTTTGACATGCTTAGACACACTCGTAATATTTTTGTGTAACTGTTGGCAGTATGGCACAAGTCTGTCCATATTCCAGTCTGAAAATAACAAGGTGCAGCATATTAATAGAACATaaggtagtgtgacaataaagtgatttgatttgataataaGGATAgaaatataataatgaaatactgTGTTTAATGGTGACAATTCAGATAGATAGCCTTACAGAAATCTCTCTTTCCCGTATTAATAAGTACCGTAGAATATTTAAAGACTCCATGACCCTTGAAAACAATAGAGAAGAAATGTTAAGATGAAAACTAATAATTACTAATTGCTTATTCTTGGACTGAGAATCCTTAGATATttgcaacagagagagagttatgCACAACAGGTGCACATTGTGGTAAATGTTGACAGGTTTATCATTTGTACATCACCAAGCTGAAGCAAGGCCCAAGTAATTTATCAAAAACAGATTATCCAAATAAGCTATGTCAATCACACAGGTTTAGTATCATTTTAGGAATGACACAGGAGCTGCCTCAAAATATTGGACTGCTCACCATCTGTTCAGCATTGTGGATCTTGGCTGTAAACCTGGACTacactcattaataaatgatggTTAGGGATAGATTGTATCTAGTTAGTAGGAGatctaacattttaaaaaaagagaCACCTGCCATATGTGCAGTCGGTTCTTGGGTTACGATTCATGTCAATGATTTGTTGATATGAAAGATAATTAAATCCATCAAGATGCATTATGCCCACTGTGTACTGGTTTTACAGCAGTACTGTGCATTTAGTAGCTTGTCAGTTGCTTATTATCTTTTATTAAGAGCTCTTTGTAAAACTAAAAGGCTTTTCCACCTGTCCATCCCATGTAGCAAGTCAGTTTCATGGCCCTGTGGGAGAATGATAGTGTCTTTCAGCAGTGTGACAAGCCGTGTCCCCTCAAACCAGTCGTCCTTGTTACCTGACTTTAAAACCAAAGAAATAgaataaatgttgttttctcaTATCAGTGATTCAATGTTGATTAAAATACTCATAAATGTCACTTGGGCAAGTGGACAGCTGAGCATGTGGTTTATGGCAGTAAGGTATCCAAGTATTAAGTGCGCTACCTTTCTGGACAGTTCCGCTTGATTCTTGATGTTTTTGATGATGATACTCTCTACACCTGCATGATGGCTGGTTTTCATGGTGCGTCTTAAAAGCATACACAAGGGAAAATATAAGTGATATCtagtgtcattttttatttacatgaacAGGTAGCTCCATTCACATTCTGGTAGcacttttaataaaacatttatagacTTAAAAGAAGCATGACACTTTTCAACCTCTAAAAGGTTAATATTTCAGAACACCATACCTGAAAAGTTTGTGCTTTGCTTCACCATTAAGCTTCTCCATATAGAGCTGGAACACCACAAGACTCCTTCCTCTCTGGATgaaagagtggaaatgactgcaACCTTTAAAACAGGCTTTAATTCAGATGGGTCCTTTGTGTAAATGGGAGTTGTGTCTCATCTATACTTACCAAATGCTGGATAGGACAGTcaatcatgattttaattaaGTTCTGTGAACAAATAAGAAAACATAAATTGAAACTGTCATTAGAGAAAGTGAACAACGTTACTGTTTTCACCATCAAGGTGATGTATATCACATTTTAAGAAGCTTtgatgttcacccaaaaatgaaaattcagtcaccatttactctgTCGCCTgatatcattccaaacctgaattactttttttcttaggcaggacacaaaaggagatgttaggcagagtgcTAGAGACtcacagcctcagtcacctttcactttcattgcatctttttttcataaaattaaaatgaatggtgactgaggctgtcatcccggtttggaacatgagggtgagtaaattctgacAAATTTTCCTTTTCGggtaaaccatccctttaaaaggCAAACAGTATAAGtaactataaataaaaataaaaaaaactcatcaTTCATTGGTTTCTTAGTGCATTTTGTTATACATAGTGTTGCATACCTGTGGAACCTCATGAAATGGCTTCAGCTCTAAGAGCTCCACTGGGAGGCTATTGTCTGTTACTCTCTCCAAACTTTTTACACTCAAGTCCTTTGAACAATTGGGGGAAGAAGAGAGATGTTTTAGTAAATCACTACTCAGTattgaaatgttttctttaattttctttttggagcAATTTCAGTTTTTACCAAGCCTTTCAAAATCCACGATTCATCCTTTCTGTAGGAATAAAAAGCAGAAGGTCAAATGGGACTTATAACATCCAAAGTTGGTGACAATTGAGCACAATTGTATGGTTGACACACCTACTCAGCAGAAGATTGATGTATTCCATATTACATTGCAGGACAAAAACagggctgaaaaaaaaaaatgatagagCACAGGTACATTAAATGTAtatcaataataaatattttccTCCTTGATTAAATAGTCTTTATTTGCAGTTTCTTAACAGAGCGCAACACTGCAGTCCACTTTTTCAGCAACCTTGGTTCTGAAAGTATTTGTCCTACTTATTTTTCTGAGAagaatttcataaaatccttcataaacgagttctaagccatgaaccaaaccaaccagctccaaggtgaataacaacattactacctttgatttaaagcaaagttattgtcacgaatgtaaggcaatgaaggcagacgaaggttgaggatccaaatgcagcttgctttattactaacaaaatacaaagaaaagccctcaatggggaaataaacaagaacagagacctcgggcagggaacacagaccaggctaactacattcacaaacattcaacaatagacaaggactgaaccaaaaaccagggtataaataaatgaacaagggacaaaggggccaatgaacaaacagaactcaaaacaagataacaagatgataacagaagcaaatggcaaactaatgaggacaggtgaagacaaatgacagaaaacacgaacgctaacaagactgtggagctacaaaagggacaaaagtgaaaactatggaataacaaaagggacaaaaatggaaaacaaaggggcaatggtaaaacaagacaaggtcatacataacatagaggggcaaaggatcggatcccagacgatcctaaaagaaaaaacaccaaaagacaaaaaggaacccacagaaaacaaaatgatgggaggcttgggaggctcgggtggcggagccgtgggaggctcgggagggggagccgtgggaggctttagagtctctgggagcagagccgtaggaggctcgggaggcggagccctagaaagctctgggagcagagccgtaggaggctcgggaggcggagctctgggaagctcgagaggcggagctctgggaagctcgagaggcggagctctgggaagctcgagaggcggagctctgggaagctccagaggagccctggaagactctgactcttggacgggcacgaccactggcgctggcttttggacggtcgaggctacaggcgctggctcagggacggtcgaggctacaggcgctggctcagggacggtcgaggctacaggcgctggctcagggacggtcgaggctacaggcgctggctcagggacggtcgaggctacaggcgctggctcaggtgACCGTGGTATGCACTGGCTtgggctcgcagaccggggcaggcgagggctctggctcgcagaccgggggcGAGGGCGGAGGCCGCTTCTGGCCTCCTCCAGGCAGACCGAGGGCgcaggctcactgacctctgaggcgacaggcactggttcactgacatctgggcgacaggcactggttcactgacatctgggacgacaggcactggttcactgacatcggaggctacaggcactggttcactgacctctgaggctacaggcactggttcactgacatcggaggctacaggcactggttcactgacatcggaggctacaggcactggttcactgacatcggaggctacaggcactggttcactgacatcggaggctacaggcactggttcactgacatcggaggctacaggctcgctcaccgtgacatgcgtgggctctggctcgctcacagtgatgtgtgggctctggctcactcacagtgatgtgtgggctctggctcgctcacagtgatcgGCGTGAGCCGGGAGGtgaaagcctgtcttctcctcctcctccgggcagacgaagtggaccgtactggctcgctggccgtggcaggcatgaagggacgaaccacgggcgaatggagtaccAACACTGTGGGAGGGGTGGCAGGGCCCTCCTCGATGACATCCACAGTGTAtggtgaagcgcagaccagcagagtctcctcgaTGAAGTCTTGGAGCGTCCAGCCGTCGATGGCAACCGTTCCTGGAGCGCACAACTCAGGTTGGCCCGAAAAAacaccaccaggtcggagtctgggaagtcagtggcacccgcaattgcgaggaaatcgcgggtgtagtcctccaccggacggtttccctgcatgaGGCTAAGCAGTTTGCAGCTTGCTCGTaacaccgctggatccatgtttatgGTCTATTGTTCTGTCACAAAtttaaggcaatgaaggcagacgaaggttgaggatccaaatgcagcttactttattactaacaaaatacaaagaaaagccctcaatggggaaataaacaagaacagagaactcgggcagggaacacagaccaggctaactacattcacaaacattcaacaatagacaaggactgaaccaaaaaccggggtataaataaatgaacaagggacaaaggggccaatgaacaaacagaactcaaaacaagataacaagatgataacagaagcaaatggcaaactaatgaggacaggtgaaaacaatgacagaaaacacgaacgctaacaagactgtggagctacaaaagggacaacagtcaaaactatggaataacaaaagggacaaaaatggaaaacaaaggggcaacggtaaaacaagacaaggtcatacataacagttatatttaaaaatcggacaaaaagacaatgGTTCAAGACTGTGGACTTATGAAGCGTTGCGAATGACGTAATCATGAAATGATGGAAAAAacctaaaactaaaattaaagttgtttattataaatataaaatcaataaattaaaaaaatatataataaaagtaTGTTAAGAGTGGTGGTTTGCATAATTTGCTCTACATCGTGGAAGCAGGCGGTCACTGCTGGGCACTTTTGCAGTGGTTTGCAACCCCCAATCATGGGTAGTGTACTTCTTCAGCAGGAATTCCacttttaaatatgatttttttttttatttgatgtaaaTAACAtgaactgatggcttcaacagcagTAGACTGTACACCTTCAATTAACAGCCTCTGAACTCATGGTAGGCCTGTCATTAAAGGTTTCGAAGATATAGTTTATAATCAATTCCCCTACAGAAAATACAATTATGGAGTTTTTACTTCCGGAGCAAGACTGTTGAGCTCTATACCATTTGTCAACAACAGTCTTTGTAAAAGTTCATATAATCTTAAATGTAAGTTATTGTAGGGCTTTAAATCCTTCTTGTGCAAAATGTCTCTGAAATCCTttgaacaaaaataatatttcaactcTGCAAGTGTAGGGGATTTTAACTGCTTTTAAAGACCCAAGAGATTTGTGGCCTTAACAGTTCATTTTTGTCTTTGAGTCTGGTAAACAAGTGGtgagaagcttttttttttttttttttttaggtctaaCTGCAACTTACCTAAAAACGGCAGGAAACACTTCCATGGCAATAAGCTGAACAAAGAGCAAGTAAGCCATGCAAGCTCTTGATTCATCTGGATG
Protein-coding sequences here:
- the LOC127654059 gene encoding glomulin-like isoform X3 gives rise to the protein MICDVKELLDILHQQVEDTDPDAIADTIIVLMPLIQSVLLRMRESKASGLSCALDCLQKQISKLPVPYSQKQEQEDKYGLCRCCNAILTFVQPFVQEVKNRELKSNNQDMKLRAALLKFCMESLREPLLQAQLEKEVNTTDNSPLLNFATEIMTIITVIQEPLPKLLFYHSSRGKEDTIVLEKGACHPDESRACMAYLLFVQLIAMEVFPAVFSPVFVLQCNMEYINLLLSRKDESWILKGLDLSVKSLERVTDNSLPVELLELKPFHEVPQNLIKIMIDCPIQHLRGRSLVVFQLYMEKLNGEAKHKLFRRTMKTSHHAGVESIIIKNIKNQAELSRKSGNKDDWFEGTRLVTLLKDTIILPQGHETDLLHGMDRVMESLNILRYLLIREREISTGIWTDLCHTANSYTKILRVCLSMSKSYYGTELQKLREDKKIKAKEFKEASGKRSVQNMIVKTETLGSMPREAQDKVLQCALVTYDLMESLVVHIEGIIEQSPK
- the LOC127654059 gene encoding glomulin-like isoform X1, yielding MAVNQLEDVIQRWRTTDEKDFKLEDRELFLNASRICIAQGDSALLLDFIKEEFNQHIVRSMGSGLLPPLVNEVLRKDQSPVHSQAILNQLIQICDVKELLDILHQQVEDTDPDAIADTIIVLMPLIQSVLLRMRESKASGLSCALDCLQKQISKLPVPYSQKQEQEDKYGLCRCCNAILTFVQPFVQEVKNRELKSNNQDMKLRAALLKFCMESLREPLLQAQLEKEVNTTDNSPLLNFATEIMTIITVIQEPLPKLLFYHSSRGKEDTIVLEKGACHPDESRACMAYLLFVQLIAMEVFPAVFSPVFVLQCNMEYINLLLSRKDESWILKGLDLSVKSLERVTDNSLPVELLELKPFHEVPQNLIKIMIDCPIQHLRGRSLVVFQLYMEKLNGEAKHKLFRRTMKTSHHAGVESIIIKNIKNQAELSRKSGNKDDWFEGTRLVTLLKDTIILPQGHETDLLHGMDRVMESLNILRYLLIREREISTGIWTDLCHTANSYTKILRVCLSMSKSYYGTELQKLREDKKIKAKEFKEASGKRSVQNMIVKTETLGSMPREAQDKVLQCALVTYDLMESLVVHIEGIIEQSPK
- the LOC127654059 gene encoding glomulin-like isoform X2, whose product is MAVNQLEDVIQRWRTTDEKDFKLEDRELFLNASRICIAQGDSALLLDFIKEEFNQHIVRSMGSGLLPPLVNEVLRKDQSPVHSQAILNQLIQICDVKELLDILHQQVEDTDPDAIADTIIVLMPLIQSVLLRMRESKASGLSCALDCLQKQISKLPVPYSQKQEQEDNCMESLREPLLQAQLEKEVNTTDNSPLLNFATEIMTIITVIQEPLPKLLFYHSSRGKEDTIVLEKGACHPDESRACMAYLLFVQLIAMEVFPAVFSPVFVLQCNMEYINLLLSRKDESWILKGLDLSVKSLERVTDNSLPVELLELKPFHEVPQNLIKIMIDCPIQHLRGRSLVVFQLYMEKLNGEAKHKLFRRTMKTSHHAGVESIIIKNIKNQAELSRKSGNKDDWFEGTRLVTLLKDTIILPQGHETDLLHGMDRVMESLNILRYLLIREREISTGIWTDLCHTANSYTKILRVCLSMSKSYYGTELQKLREDKKIKAKEFKEASGKRSVQNMIVKTETLGSMPREAQDKVLQCALVTYDLMESLVVHIEGIIEQSPK